The sequence TATCGGCGGACTAGCGATAGCGCTCCAGTATTTTTCGCAAAGTATACTGAGCCTGCAACGCGGCAATTGCCCGATCCACTTCAGCAACCCTCACCTGCCCCGAACGCGAAACCGCACACTGCCCTTTAAAGCTTCGCAGTATCGTAAAGGGATGTAAAGGCATTTTAAACAGCCCCTGCCTTTGCAAATACTCCAGCTCAAACTGATTAGTCACCATATGCTGCACCCGCCCAACCATCATTTTGCGCAAATTATTGCGCATACTTGGCGCATCATCACGCAAAAAGCGTTCTCCCAATACCCGGTCAAGCTCGGCATAAACATAACCTAAAACCGTACCAATACGAACATTGGCAAAACCATCCAGCGAAGCTGGCTTGCTGGCTCTCTGGTCACTAATCAATAACTCTGCATTCGGAATAAACGGCGTGCTCCAATCAAATTTGCCTGGCAGCCAGGCAGGCAGATAATTGCACAAGACATCGGAGCCACCACTTTCTATAGAGTGCACCAGACGCTTACGAGGTAAAAGCACAAAGCGGGCTTTGCGCCCCATTTGTGCAGCCAGTGCCTGCCCAAGATCAAAATACAAACCGGCAACCAGCTGATTATTCCTCACCTCGGCCCAGGGCATGGCATCGCCATCTAAAACCAGCACTTTTAATTCGGCTGCTTGCAGCAAAGAAAGGGGGCAAAATAACAGGGCAAAAAGTAAGCGGCAGCGGAGCATACGGGGCATCAACCATAGGACAGAGCAAATCAGTTGAAGAAGAACTCATCAAAGCTAAATCATAGCACTTTACTTATAATTTACTGAATCGACCCGAAAGCAAAGGTGTAGTCAAATACCCTCTTTCAATTTATGAACGGCAGCGCCCAAATGACATCATTTCAATGTTTTTTGCGTGTAACTTGTTGCTTATGGGCAGGCGGCTTGCCGGGTTTAGCCACCTTGGGTTTAGCCGAAGAGGCTTTCCTACGTTGCTGTGCGCCCCTTTTTTTATTCACCGCCTCACGCGGGCGCACTCCTTTACTCTTAGCTGCAACAGTTGTCGAATTACGCTTTTTGCTCACGCTGGCAGATGTTTTTTTACCAGCAGATGTGCGTGCAGAGCGCTGATTACGATGCGCCTTTACTGCAGGCTTTGTTGTAGATGGCACAGCCTTGTTCGCAGCGGGGGCACGTTGAATCACAGGTGCAGCAGATGGCACATCAAAGGGCAGAGGAGCATCTTCGGCATAAACACAAAAAGGCAATAATGCGGCAAAGAATAAAACCAGAAAAAAAACACGCATGAACATCTCGTCAGCAAAAAAATCAACAGGGGTAAGTATACCGGATTCCCCTCCTAAGCAACGCCTGCCCAAACCAATTAAGCAACAACCAGAAAACAGTAATTAGCAATACCAATTATGAGCATATTTATTGCCTTAACCGGGGGCAATTACCTGTTTAAATCATTATCGCCATCCAGCTCAAAGCTTATATTTGTAATATTTCCCAGCTAAATACCCTTTTTATAAAAACAAAATACTCATTAAAATCAGCAGAATATTGCGTAAAATTGCGCCCTGCCATCAAAATGAAACAAAGCCTGAATTAATAATCAGATATCGATCCGTTGTCATTGACACCGCAACTACAAATGCTACTATCCAAAAACCTTACAATCACAAATGAAGATACCACTTCATACAAAAACAGACAGGCTAAAGCCTGCATTTCTAAACCTGATCTGCGCTGATGCCTTGATATCAGCCAACAGACTTTATTTCTGGATGGAGCAAGAGAGATGAAAGTAAAAAACCGAATCACGGCTTTGCTGGCCGCGATGTTGATGAGTGCTTCCCTGATGGCCGCAGACTGGAGTGCCAGCAACTCCTATGCAGCAGGCGTAACCACAAGCTACAAAGGCCAGAGCTGGAGAGCAAAATGGTGGACTCAGGGCAATGTGCCAGGGGCAGAGCAATGGGGCCCCTGGGAATTAGTGAGTGACGCAACGCCTGTGCCTACTGCCGCACCAAGCCCCGTTCCAACTCAAGTGCCAACACCCGCCCCACCCCCCGCACCAACAGCCCCCTCAACGCCTGCTCCTACTGCCGCACCAGTTCCAGGAGCAATTGCCTGCAAAGCCGCATGGGTATCGAGCAGCAGCTATGCCGGTGGCAGTGTAGTGAGCTATGCAAACCGTAACTACACCGCCAAATGGTGGGCAAATGCCGCCGAAGAACCAGGCAAAAGTGCAACCTGGGCCGATAACGATGCCTGCAGCGGCACAAGCACAGGCGGCACAACGCCGCCTCCTACAGATAGCGCCCCAACCCTCGGCCAGGCTCTGGCACGTGAAACCGAGCTAACCAATAACGATTTTTTCCGTAAAGTAAAAGCATCGGTACGCACAGCCAGCAATGCCATTGTGGATGCCGTTGCTCCCGGCAAAAGCGATAACCCGCTAAATGTAAAGCGGGTTGAGGCGCTCGTGCCCGAGCAAAAGTTTCAATACTATTTCTCGGTGCGTCACCCAAGCTACACCTATCAGCGCTTCTTGCAAGCCATCGCCAAATTCCCGGGAATTTGTGATGACTACAGCGATGGCCGCAATGCAGACCAGATCTGCCGCCGCTCGCTGGCAACGATGTTTGCGCACTTTGCCCAGGAAACCGGTGGCCACAGCGTCACCCAGTATGGCATTGATGAATGGCGTCAGGCGCTGGTGCATGTCCGCGAAATGGGCTGCACCGAAACCGGCACAGGCTGCGGCTACAACACCGAATGCACCGATCCGGTCTTTAACGGCGTATGGACCTGCGGCAAAAACGCTGACGGCAGCTTTAAAAAATACTTTGGCCGTGGCGCCAAGCAGCTTTCTTACAACTACAATTACGGCCCGTTCTCGCAAGTGATGTTTAGTGGAGATCAAACCAAGCTTTTAAATGACCCTGATCAGGTTGCTGAAAGCTGGTTAAATATGGCTTCCGCCACATTCTTCTTTGTGTATCCACAGCCCCCAAAACCATCAATGCTGCACGTGATTGATGGCAGCTGGGTGCCAAATGATCAGGATAAGGCACGAGGCCTTGGCAATGATTTCCCAACCACCATTCAAATTATTAACGCCGAATGCCAGGATGCCACCCTCAAACCCGCAGCTAAAAACCGCATCGACTACTACACCGAGTTTGCGCGTGATTTAGGCTGGGATATCAAGCAAGAATCAATGATCTGCACCAGTATGCAGCGCTTCGAAAAAGGCAGCTCCGCCGCCTACCCTATTTTCTGGGAAAAAACCTGGAATGCGGGGCAGGATAATCAGTGCCAGCTGGTCGATTACCAAACACCATATAACGCACTGATCGAAGGAAATTATGTAAAGTGCGTGGAAAAAAACTGGAATATAAAACTGAAATAAACAAAATACTCTGGCGACGGCCAAGGCCTGATTTATGGCTGCGCTGGCGGCAATCCCGGGGCTCGGCATAGTTTATAAAGCAAGCGGCCAGGGCACTGGCGATAAAAAAACAGGAAGCAACGAGCTTCCTGTTTTTTTATCGGCGTAATGCAAAGGTAAAGCAAAACTATTACCAGATGTTTTAAATTCCACACAGCATAAGCGCATTTCGCTTAAAATCTCGCCCTCTCGCGCGCGCGACTCCAATAAAGGGCCAGCGTCCTCGACCAGCAGAAGCAGATATTAATTAAAAATACCCCACCGTGCACTTTATGCATCAGCCACACGATACCGAACACGATCAATTATTTAGGAAATACCCATATGGCTCCGCAAGAAATTTCTCTGGATGTATTACTGGAAAAGTATGCCAAGGGCGAAGAAGCCTCCATTGCCGATGTGCAGGCGCGCGTCGCCAGCGCTTTGGCCAGTGTAGAGCAGCCCGATTTTAAAGCTTACTTTCAAGAGAAATTTTTGTGGGCACAGCAAAATGGTTTTGTACCGGCTGGCCGCATCAACTCCGCAGCCGGAATGGATTTACGTGCCACGCTGATTAACTGCTTTGTGCAGCCCGTGGGCGATTCGGTTTCCGGCAGCACCGACGGTAAGCCAAGCATTTATACCGCACTCTCTGATGCAGCAGAAACCATGCGCCGTGGCGGCGGCGTAGGCTACGACTTCTCGACCATCCGTCCCAAAGATTCGCTGGTGCGCGGCACACGCTCACGCGCGTCCGGCCCGGTTTCATTCATGCAGGTGTTTAATGCATCATGCTCGACAGTAGAATCTGCCGGTGCACGGCGTGGCGCGCAGATGGGCGTATTGCGCGGAGACCACCCGGATATTCTGGAATTTATCCGCTCTAAAGATCAGGGCGGACTGACCAATTTTAATATCTCGATCGGTGTCACCGACGAATTTATGGAAGCGGTCAATAACGATAAAGACTTCTGCCTGGTACACAAAGCCGAGCCTTGCGAAGAGAAAGTTACCGCAGGAGCTTATCAGCGCGAAGACGGGCTGTGGGTACACCAGACCATCCGTGCCCGTGAGTTGTGGGAAGAAGTGATGAAATCCACTTACGATCACGCCGAGCCGGGCATCCTGTTTTTGTCCCGCATGAATGCAGATAATAATCTGTATTACTGCGAAACCATCGAAGCGACCAACCCTTGCGCCGAGCAACCTTTGCCCGATTACGGCTGCTGCTGCTTAGGCTCGATCAACCTTACCCGCTTTGTAAAATCACCGTTTTCCTGCGATGTGAATTTTGATTTTGAAGGCTTTCAGGAGGTGGTCAGCATCGCCATCCGCATGCTGGATAACGTACTGGAAGCCACCGCCTGGCCACTGCCACAGCAAAAAGCCGAGGCCATGTCCAAGCGCCGGATTGGCCTGGGCTATTTAGGCCTGGGCAGCACACTGGTGATGATGGGTCTGCGTTACGATTCTGATGCGGGCCGCGCTCTGGCAAAAAAAATCTCTGAAGTCATGCGCGATGCGTCTTACCTGGCATCAGTGGATTTAGCCAAAGAAAAAGGCACATTCACCCTGTTTGACAGTGATAAATATCTGGCAGGCAACTTCGCCAAACGCCTGCCAAAAGCAATTCGTGCGGCAATTGCCAAGCATGGTTTGCGCAACTCTCATCTGCTATCGATTGCCCCCACCGGTACCATTACACTGGCCTTTGCCGACAATGCCTCCAACGGAATCGAGCCAGCTTTCTCCTGGGTTTATAACCGCAAAAAACGCATGCAGGACGGCACCACGCAAACTTATGAAGTAGCCGATCACGCCTGGCGCCTGTATCGCCATATGGGGCACGATGTATCGGATGACAGCAAATTGCCTGAGCCCTTTGTCACTGCCCTGAATATGTCAGCCAGCGATCACATGAAGATGCTGGAAGTCGTGCAGCCCTTTGTAGATTCAGCCATTTCTAAAACCGTCAATGTGCCTGCCGATTATCCTTACAGCGACTTCCAGAATTTATATATGGATGCATGGCGCGCAGGGCTAAAAGGCCTGGCAACCTACCGCCCGAACAGCATTTTAGGCAGTGTGTTGTCGGTGGCCAGCGAAGCGCCGGCGGTTGTTGAAACCGTTGTGCCTGATGATGATTTACTACGTAAGCAATTTGACCGCCGCCCGCTCGGAGACTTGGAATCGGTTACTTCCAAAGTGCAGTACATGACTTACGAAGGCAAAAAAATTGTTTACCTCACCGTCAGCTTTATTCATATCAGCGGCATGGTCGGCGGCGAGTTAGTCACCATCGAGCGCCCCTTTGAATTCTTTATGCCAGCAGGTCAAAAGAGCGAAGATCAGCAGTGGATCACCGCCAGCATGCGGCTGTTATCCATGGCGGCCCGCTCCGGCGGCTCTATCGCCAAGGCTCTGGCTGATTTACGCGAGGTAGTCTGGGATAAAGGCCCGGTGCGCTGCGGCATGATCACCAAAGATGACGGCAGCCAGGCACCGCTATTTCATGACTCCGAAGTGGCTGCCATCGCCTACTCATTACAGCGCACACTCATGAAACGCGGCTTTTTGGATGCATCCGGCAATCAGGTGCCCACACCGGTACTGGCCGGGCGCTTTAAACAGAAGTATCAGGATCATGCTATGGATGATTTGAGCCACAGCGCAGATAACAGCCCGATCAGCTATATCGCCACCGGTAAAAAATGTCCAGAATGCGGCGCTTATGCCTTACAGAAAATAGACGGATGCAGCCGCTGCGTATCCTGCGGCTATGTAGGCGCTTGCGGTTAATCTACCTGCCCTTACATCACAGCTTTAATCCCTCGGCAAAGATGCAATTACTCTGAAAATGACAGTAATTGCATCTTTGCCGATGCTAGAACATATACGCTGGCAGGCTCTGATTCGGCCAAGCGCTTGATAAATTCAACTAAAACAACTCCAGCAAAAATAAACAGACAGGCCTTTTTAAGAAACACACCCTGTGCTTTGCAGTAAATAAGCAACGGAGCGCACTCATGCCCCACTGATCGCCCCCGCACTTTAACAACCGGCCCCTGCCTTATTTTCACAAAACAGCAATACATACCAAGAAAGAATCCCGAAAGCGTGTCCTTAGCTATTGGTGCTCATATCAAGCCGGTGCTTTAATCATCCATTACCTGATTTATCGTCTTAGCATCATGGGGCCCGCATGGTAAAATCACCGCCTTCCTATCTGTACAAGCTTACCCCCAGCGATGAACCCCACGGTGTCTAGTCCCATTCCAAGCTCAGAGCAAAACTATCTGCAGCAAATTGCCGACACACAATTGGCCGACAGAGGCAATCTGGAGCGCCTACTGCATCGCCTGAATCAGCGGCAAGCCAAACAGCAGCCTTGCGATAAAGAATTACGTGAGCTGGAAGCGGGCATTGCCAAATCACTGGCCAAAAGCGAGCTGCGCAGAAGCCGCCTGCCCCGCCCGGAATTCGATGAAAATCTGCCAGTAAATCAGCGTAAAGACGAGCTAAGCGAGGCGATTGCCAAGCATCAGGTGGTGATTGTTTGCGGTGAAACCGGCTCGGGAAAAACCACGCAGCTACCGAAAATTTGTCTGGAATTGGGCCGTGGTGTGCATGGCCTGATTGGCCACACCCAGCCGCGCCGCCTTGCCGCCAGATCGGTCGCAACACGTATCGGGCAAGAATTAAAATCCGAAAACGCTGTTGGTTTTAAGGTGCGCTTTACCGATAAAACCACTGACGCCAGCTATATCAAGCTGATGACCGACGGGATTTTGCTAGCTGAAACGCTGTCTGACCCTTACCTTCTGAAATACGACACGATTATTATCGACGAGGCGCACGAGCGCAGTCTGAATATTGATTTCTTACTCGGCTATATCAAGCAGCTGCTGCCTAAGCGCCCCGAGTTAAAAGTCATCGTTACCTCCGCCACCATCGATGCCGATCGCTTTAGTCAGCATTTTGCCGGTGCACCTGTCATGGAAGTCTCTGGCCGCACCTTCCCCGTGGAAGTGCGCTATCAGCCACTGCACGCCGTAGATGAAGACGATCAGGAGCTGGAAATGGAAGAAGCCATTGTCCAGGCCATTGAAAATCTGTGGCGACACGATGGCAGTGGCGATGTGCTGGTGTTTTTGCCTGGTGAGCGCGAGATTCGTGAAACCGCAGAAGAGCTGCGCAAAGCCAAGCTGCGCGACGCCGAAATTCTGCCGCTGTTTGCACGCTTGTCGAACGAAGATCAGCAGCGGATTTTTAGAAGCTCCAGCAGTGGCCGCCGTATTGTACTGGCCACCAACGTGGCCGAAACCTCGCTCACCGTGCCGGGTATCCGCTATGTGGTGGATTCTGGCCAGGCACGGATTAAACGCTATTCGCCGCGCGCAAAAGTCGAACAATTACTGGTAGAGAAAATCTCCCAGGCATCGGCCCGCCAGCGCTCTGGCCGTTGCGGCCGGGTGGCTTCCGGTATTTGCGTGCGGCTTTATGATGAAGCTGACTTTAATAACCGCTCCGAGTTTACCGATCCGGAAATCGTTCGCTCGTCTTTAGCAGCGGTGATCTTGCGTATGGCAGCACTCAAGCTGGGGCATATCGACAACTTCCCTTTCTTAGAAGCGCCATCCAGCCGTTTAATCAGCGACGGCTATCAGCAGCTGCGTGAGCTGGGTGCAGTCGATGTGGCAGATCAGCTCACGCCCATTGGTAAACAACTCGCCCGCCTGCCGGTCGACCCGCGCATAGGCCGCATGTTGCTGGCCGGGCGTGATGAGCATTGCTTAGCCGAGATTCTGATTATTGCCTCGGCTCTATCCGCGCAAGATCCGCGCGAGCGCCCTTTCGACGCCAAAGAAGCCGCTGCCCGTGCCCAAGCCAAGTTTGTGGATGACAAATCCGACTTTTTATCTTTCCTGCGCATGTGGGAATTCTTTAGCGAAGCGCTGGAGAATAAAACCAGCAATCGTCAGCTGATTAACCTCTGCCATGAGCACTTCTTATCTTATCTGCGCTTACGTGAATGGCGTGATTTGCATCGACAGCTGAGTGAAATCTGTCAGGATCTCGATTTACAAGTCAATGACTTGAAAACTGCGCCGGGCACGCCAGAGCAGATTTTAAAAGCGCTAATGACGGGATTACTTGGCAATATCGGCTTTAAACAACCAGAAAACGACGAATACCTTGGCGCACGCGGGATTAAATTTAATATTTTCCCCGGCTCTGGCCTGAAAAAAGCACGGCCAAAGTGGATTATCGCCGCTGAAGTGGTTGAAACCACCAAGATCTACGGCCGCTGCGTGGCTGCCATCGAGCCTGAATGGGTGGAGCGCATCGCCGCCCACTTGGTGAACCGCCATTATTTTGATCCACACTGGGAAAAAACCTCGGCGCA comes from Iodobacter ciconiae and encodes:
- a CDS encoding substrate-binding periplasmic protein, with product MLRCRLLFALLFCPLSLLQAAELKVLVLDGDAMPWAEVRNNQLVAGLYFDLGQALAAQMGRKARFVLLPRKRLVHSIESGGSDVLCNYLPAWLPGKFDWSTPFIPNAELLISDQRASKPASLDGFANVRIGTVLGYVYAELDRVLGERFLRDDAPSMRNNLRKMMVGRVQHMVTNQFELEYLQRQGLFKMPLHPFTILRSFKGQCAVSRSGQVRVAEVDRAIAALQAQYTLRKILERYR
- a CDS encoding glycoside hydrolase family 19 protein; translated protein: MKVKNRITALLAAMLMSASLMAADWSASNSYAAGVTTSYKGQSWRAKWWTQGNVPGAEQWGPWELVSDATPVPTAAPSPVPTQVPTPAPPPAPTAPSTPAPTAAPVPGAIACKAAWVSSSSYAGGSVVSYANRNYTAKWWANAAEEPGKSATWADNDACSGTSTGGTTPPPTDSAPTLGQALARETELTNNDFFRKVKASVRTASNAIVDAVAPGKSDNPLNVKRVEALVPEQKFQYYFSVRHPSYTYQRFLQAIAKFPGICDDYSDGRNADQICRRSLATMFAHFAQETGGHSVTQYGIDEWRQALVHVREMGCTETGTGCGYNTECTDPVFNGVWTCGKNADGSFKKYFGRGAKQLSYNYNYGPFSQVMFSGDQTKLLNDPDQVAESWLNMASATFFFVYPQPPKPSMLHVIDGSWVPNDQDKARGLGNDFPTTIQIINAECQDATLKPAAKNRIDYYTEFARDLGWDIKQESMICTSMQRFEKGSSAAYPIFWEKTWNAGQDNQCQLVDYQTPYNALIEGNYVKCVEKNWNIKLK
- a CDS encoding adenosylcobalamin-dependent ribonucleoside-diphosphate reductase is translated as MAPQEISLDVLLEKYAKGEEASIADVQARVASALASVEQPDFKAYFQEKFLWAQQNGFVPAGRINSAAGMDLRATLINCFVQPVGDSVSGSTDGKPSIYTALSDAAETMRRGGGVGYDFSTIRPKDSLVRGTRSRASGPVSFMQVFNASCSTVESAGARRGAQMGVLRGDHPDILEFIRSKDQGGLTNFNISIGVTDEFMEAVNNDKDFCLVHKAEPCEEKVTAGAYQREDGLWVHQTIRARELWEEVMKSTYDHAEPGILFLSRMNADNNLYYCETIEATNPCAEQPLPDYGCCCLGSINLTRFVKSPFSCDVNFDFEGFQEVVSIAIRMLDNVLEATAWPLPQQKAEAMSKRRIGLGYLGLGSTLVMMGLRYDSDAGRALAKKISEVMRDASYLASVDLAKEKGTFTLFDSDKYLAGNFAKRLPKAIRAAIAKHGLRNSHLLSIAPTGTITLAFADNASNGIEPAFSWVYNRKKRMQDGTTQTYEVADHAWRLYRHMGHDVSDDSKLPEPFVTALNMSASDHMKMLEVVQPFVDSAISKTVNVPADYPYSDFQNLYMDAWRAGLKGLATYRPNSILGSVLSVASEAPAVVETVVPDDDLLRKQFDRRPLGDLESVTSKVQYMTYEGKKIVYLTVSFIHISGMVGGELVTIERPFEFFMPAGQKSEDQQWITASMRLLSMAARSGGSIAKALADLREVVWDKGPVRCGMITKDDGSQAPLFHDSEVAAIAYSLQRTLMKRGFLDASGNQVPTPVLAGRFKQKYQDHAMDDLSHSADNSPISYIATGKKCPECGAYALQKIDGCSRCVSCGYVGACG
- the hrpA gene encoding ATP-dependent RNA helicase HrpA; this translates as MSSPIPSSEQNYLQQIADTQLADRGNLERLLHRLNQRQAKQQPCDKELRELEAGIAKSLAKSELRRSRLPRPEFDENLPVNQRKDELSEAIAKHQVVIVCGETGSGKTTQLPKICLELGRGVHGLIGHTQPRRLAARSVATRIGQELKSENAVGFKVRFTDKTTDASYIKLMTDGILLAETLSDPYLLKYDTIIIDEAHERSLNIDFLLGYIKQLLPKRPELKVIVTSATIDADRFSQHFAGAPVMEVSGRTFPVEVRYQPLHAVDEDDQELEMEEAIVQAIENLWRHDGSGDVLVFLPGEREIRETAEELRKAKLRDAEILPLFARLSNEDQQRIFRSSSSGRRIVLATNVAETSLTVPGIRYVVDSGQARIKRYSPRAKVEQLLVEKISQASARQRSGRCGRVASGICVRLYDEADFNNRSEFTDPEIVRSSLAAVILRMAALKLGHIDNFPFLEAPSSRLISDGYQQLRELGAVDVADQLTPIGKQLARLPVDPRIGRMLLAGRDEHCLAEILIIASALSAQDPRERPFDAKEAAARAQAKFVDDKSDFLSFLRMWEFFSEALENKTSNRQLINLCHEHFLSYLRLREWRDLHRQLSEICQDLDLQVNDLKTAPGTPEQILKALMTGLLGNIGFKQPENDEYLGARGIKFNIFPGSGLKKARPKWIIAAEVVETTKIYGRCVAAIEPEWVERIAAHLVNRHYFDPHWEKTSAQVNASERVTLYGLPIVPKRRVHFGKIDPVASREIFIREALVNFNYNSRAKFFEHNKALILDVQDLEHKARRQDVLVDDDALFAFFDAKIPADIVNGAGFEAWRKLIERDNARHLFLARDDLMQHGAAAVTEEQFPEFFRLNDAKLPLSYRFEPAHPLDGVTITLPLHLLNRVNHAIFDWLVPGMIREKITLLIKSLPKAIRRICVPVPEFATKMLVELDNASRTEPLLPQLAQAVGRGAGLIVPSDAFNPRDLPPHLQMNFKIVDDAGQELAQGRDLIALRAQLGEAAQITFRDAADDSVSIEKTGIMKWDFGDLPAKINFKRQGRSITGFPGLVPEEDAVAIRLFDTEYAAARAHRDGVICLLKFELKDHVKQLPKSLPTFNPLALQLRGICNGDELMDDIVACICDRAFIGEDDAPRKPKEFDGQKSRAKVRLPSVRDAVMRILAELAQEYVALNKLIAKPSPFANAMTELLGQLVFKGFLHNTPWEQLPRLPIYVKAMRIRAEKRVANPQRDGQRGAEINELYKRWEAEMLKWEKDGRDTTPLAPFRWMIEELRVGLFAQELKTPYPVSVKRLTKVFEDLTKH